Part of the Cytophagia bacterium CHB2 genome is shown below.
AGGCATCCACGGGATTGGTATTGGAAAAATTGGTGACATTGACCCAATGCTCGATTGCGCCGGCATTGTCCCAATGCTCGGCCACGCCATAAGGCTTGAGCAAACGATCGCCGCGCATATAGCGAAATTCCTGAAGCGCGGTTACGGTGCCCGCGCCATAGCCTTTCACAAAATCATAACGAAATCCATCAAAGCCAATCTCCTCCACCAGCCAGCGCGCGAGATTGATGATTTCGCCAAAAACGTAGGGATTGCGGTGCGAGAGATCCGGCATGTCGCCGAACGTGTTTTCATCCCAAGATTCAAACCTGTTGGGATGAAAACATTCCCAATTGCGCAAAAAGCGCTTGCTTTTCGGGTGAAAAAGCGTCCAGCGCAATTTGCCGGTGATGGGATTGACTTCGGTGGCATCTGCACCGCTGTTGTGATTGATGACCATGTCGGCCAACACCGTCATGCGGTGTTGATGCGCGGTTTCGATCAAGGCGAGCAATTCCTGCTTTGTTCCAAACCAGGTTGGCACGCCGCCTTTTTGATCGAACTCGCCCAGATCATAATAATCGTAAGGATCGTAGCCCATCGAGGGGCCGCCGAGATTGGCCGCTTTATGCGCGGGCGGCAGCCATAACGAGGTAAAACCCGCCTGCGCCAAAGCCGGAATTTGAGTGCGGATATGTTCCCACCACTTGAACTCCTTGCCTTCGACGCGGGGGCAATCCCAATAAAATGCTTGCAGCATAACGCCCATTTAAATCTCCTGTCAGGGTTTGCGTGCGAGAAATCCCACATGGCCTTGCGCGAAACGCATTTGGCCGTAACCGCGCAACATTTTCACGCTGAAACCGGCGCGGCGCAAGAGTGCGGCAATTGCAGCGCGGCGATACAGTTTCACAACATGCGTTTCTGCGCTGCGGCGATACAAATTTCCGGCTTTGCGAAAAGCGATGATATGCCGGGTTAAAACATGCGATTTTGTGTCCTCCTCAACGTGCACCAAGACCGCCCAATCTCTGCCGAGGACAAAGCGCTTGGCGGGCCGGCCGTTGCGCCATTGCTCCGGCTCGAGAATGTCAAATATCAGAATGCCTCCCGGGCGCAGCGCACGATACAATCGCTTAAAAAGCTGCGCCAAGGCCGCTGTGCCGTTCTTTTCATCAAATAAATAATTGAAGCATTCGCCCAGCGAGGTGATCGCTGCGCACGGCGGTATTAGCGCCTCCAGAAATGAGGCGCGCTGGAACGTAGCCTGCGGAGCATGTTTGCGCGCAAGCTTGATCAGGGCCGCAGAAATGTCAATGCCCCAAGCCTCATATCCGGCGCGCACAAGTTCTTTTGCCCAAATGCCGCTGCCACAGCCCAGGTCCACAATCAGGCCGTCAATGATTTTATGTTGTCGCAGAAGATCCAACAGCCCAGGCGCGGCTTGCAGCGCAAAATCGCGAAAACCGGTGTGGTGAATGTAGGCGAGATCCGTGCGATAGGCTATCATCAATAGGGCGGCTCAGCCGGTCCGTTATAACCACACATGTCCATGCGCGGGGAGTTCACAATTTCTACCGGTCCGCCGTAATCCTCGTGAGGAGGCTTTGCGATATGCTTGTCGCAAAAAACTCCTTCTTCCTCATTTTCATAAAGGCATTCCGGGCGCCACCGGGTGGCGGGTTCTTTGCATTTGAGACATTGCCTCTCCGGCTGCAGGTTGCGCGCCATCAGTGCAATCGGATGTTTCGTCGTGGGATGCCCTTCGCGCAGATCGACGGCCGTGATCAAGGTTTCCGAAGAGGCGCCAAAATCATAAATATGTGTGAGCGTAAGGCCGGGCGTGAATACCGCGTCGATCTTCTTGTTCATGTCAATATCTGAACCCTGCCAGCCGCCTAATGAAAACTGGCTCAGATGGCCGCAGCATTCCAGCCAAATTTCGCGCAAATAAAAATCAAGATCATCCAGCGTCGCTTTGCCGCGCATCTCCAAATCCAGCCAATAGGCTTTACCATACGCATCCGTCACACGCAAATGGTAGAGCGTCTGGGGCTTGCCGGCCTTGCGGTTTGCTGCTGCTATAACGGCCTGCCGTTTTGTACAGCCCCTTAGATGCTTTTTCATCCGCCCGCTTGTGGTCTCGTGCCCACAATAACTGCAAGCGCCATGAGACAACTCTCGCTTTGCCATACACACTCCGCAATATCGTCACCGTTTTTTCGTTAGTCTCGCTAAAGTGAAATCCTTGCAAAAAAGCAAAAAGTTCACGCGGAGATGCAGAGCCGCCAAGGTACGCAAAGAAAAGCTTTGCCAATTCGTCCCGCCCTTGCGGGATGAGTTTTTTCTCTTTGGTTCCGGCTTGTCCGGCTTGGGGGGAATCGTGAGTAATCCGTAAGAACATCTCAAAAAAATGATAGCCGCCAATCACGCCGAGCAGGTGCAGCAATTGGCGGCATCCTAGTATACTGTTGCCTTAATTTTTTGTAGTCCCACCCCCTTGTGGGG
Proteins encoded:
- a CDS encoding alpha-amylase — translated: MGVMLQAFYWDCPRVEGKEFKWWEHIRTQIPALAQAGFTSLWLPPAHKAANLGGPSMGYDPYDYYDLGEFDQKGGVPTWFGTKQELLALIETAHQHRMTVLADMVINHNSGADATEVNPITGKLRWTLFHPKSKRFLRNWECFHPNRFESWDENTFGDMPDLSHRNPYVFGEIINLARWLVEEIGFDGFRYDFVKGYGAGTVTALQEFRYMRGDRLLKPYGVAEHWDNAGAIEHWVNVTNFSNTNPVDAFDFPLRELLKSLCDQYGFSLRNLMSRDTLLHRQPITAVTFVENHDLRDGGRPIVNDKLLAYSYILTHEGYPCVFWKDYFNEGLAGAGTPHGLAGLMQAQRAYAGGGTQVLYVEDDLYMMQRLGHEGKPGLIYVLNNRGDGWRGAWVTTQWRNARFVPLAWWSKTDLGRPEDQSSAADGRAQFYAPPRGYAVYVLA
- a CDS encoding class I SAM-dependent methyltransferase; the encoded protein is MIAYRTDLAYIHHTGFRDFALQAAPGLLDLLRQHKIIDGLIVDLGCGSGIWAKELVRAGYEAWGIDISAALIKLARKHAPQATFQRASFLEALIPPCAAITSLGECFNYLFDEKNGTAALAQLFKRLYRALRPGGILIFDILEPEQWRNGRPAKRFVLGRDWAVLVHVEEDTKSHVLTRHIIAFRKAGNLYRRSAETHVVKLYRRAAIAALLRRAGFSVKMLRGYGQMRFAQGHVGFLARKP